Within the candidate division KSB1 bacterium genome, the region AAATTGCTTTATCGATCCAACCTGAACGTATCCCAGGCCTTGGCCCAGATCGAGGCAACTGTTGAACTGATTCCAGAGGTGCAAGACGTCATTAACTTTATCCGAACCAGCGAACGTGGTATCATTAAATAACCGATGAACAATTGGCGATTTCTCAATACTGGGGCCAAAAACGGCTTTTTGAACATGGCCATTGATGAAGTCCTGGCCACTCGAACGGTGCCGAAGGATAACTGGTCGATTTTCCGAGTCTATCAATGGCGACCGTATGCGATATCTTTGGGCTATAATCAAAATCCTGAGGATTTGGATTTAGAGAAATGCCGACAGGACCATATCGATGTGGTGCGGCGACCGACGGGCGGAAGGGCGGTTTTGCACGCTGAAGAGATCACGTACAGTATTATTGTGCCTAAAAATTCCGATTTCTATTCGAAAGAGATTTTGATCACTTATAATCGCATTAATAAAGGAATATTGCAGGGACTGCAGTTGCTTGGGGTCAAAGCGGAATTGGTGGAACATGCGACCGCTGAAAAGAAGAGTCGCGCGAAGGACTCCATTCCGTGTTTCTCGAGATCGGCCAAGTTTGAAATCGCATACGAGGGAAAAAAGCTGGTCGGCAGCGCTCAGCGTCGCTATGAAAATTCGATCCTGCAACATGGTTCAATCCTGGTTGGGACTTATCATTTGCGAGTGGCAGACTATATCAAAGGGCTAAAAGGGGCTCGGGCTGAACGCTTTCGTCAGGCATTAGCGGAAAAAACGATTTCGATCAGTCAAATTTTATCTGCCCCAGTTAATTACGATCGAATTGTTTGGGCACTGAAAACTGGCTTTCAACAATGTTTCGATATTCACTTCTTCGAGGGACAATTAACGCCTCAAGAATATGCTGAGGCCCA harbors:
- a CDS encoding lipoate--protein ligase family protein, with the translated sequence MNNWRFLNTGAKNGFLNMAIDEVLATRTVPKDNWSIFRVYQWRPYAISLGYNQNPEDLDLEKCRQDHIDVVRRPTGGRAVLHAEEITYSIIVPKNSDFYSKEILITYNRINKGILQGLQLLGVKAELVEHATAEKKSRAKDSIPCFSRSAKFEIAYEGKKLVGSAQRRYENSILQHGSILVGTYHLRVADYIKGLKGARAERFRQALAEKTISISQILSAPVNYDRIVWALKTGFQQCFDIHFFEGQLTPQEYAEAQKLAKKYQNLGG